The nucleotide sequence ATCAACTGAATGCTTTTAATCCGCAGATGCACCGGGAGCTGCTGGATGCCTTGAAGCGGGCGGAGCGGGATCCCGAGATTCGGGCGGTTCTGCTCGGGGCCAGGGGCAGGGCCTTTTGCGCCGGCCAGGATCTAGAGACGATTCGCAGCCGGGAAGATCTTGATTATGGAGATCTTTTGCGGGAAGGGTATAACCCCATCGTCCAGGCGATTACGGGTATGGACAAACCGGTTGTGGCGATGGTGCAGGGGGCGGCGGCGGGGGCCGGGGCCAGCCTCGCCTTCGCCTGCGATTTGGCCATCGCTTCGGAAAAAGCGAGTTTCGTGGAGGCGTTCATTCATATCGGCCTTGTACCGGATACCGGAAGCTCTTGGTTTCTGCCGCGGTTGGCCGGGCTGAAAAAGGCTGTGGAACTGGCTCTTCTGGGA is from Kyrpidia tusciae DSM 2912 and encodes:
- a CDS encoding enoyl-CoA hydratase-related protein, whose amino-acid sequence is MNPAYETVEYAREGRVARIVLNRPDQLNAFNPQMHRELLDALKRAERDPEIRAVLLGARGRAFCAGQDLETIRSREDLDYGDLLREGYNPIVQAITGMDKPVVAMVQGAAAGAGASLAFACDLAIASEKASFVEAFIHIGLVPDTGSSWFLPRLAGLKKAVELALLGDRISAAEAERLGLINRVVPPERLEEEALTLAERLAAMPPLAVARTKRALYRGLSASLEETLALEARLQSESGRTEDHREGMKAFFEKRRPEFHGR